The genomic window CCGCGCCGGAAGGCGCGGGTCCAGGCGAGGGCCGCCGCCATCGCCGTCACGGCGAAGAGGAGCAGCACCGGCAGGTCGGCGGAGTCCGGCAGTCCGACGATGTCCAGGGCCCTGATGGCCAGGATGTGGCCGACGTAGGCGGTCAGCGCGACCGAGCCGACCGCGATGACGGGCGAGGCCGCCCACCGCAGGTGCGCCGACCGGTCGGTGACCATGACGCAGACGGCCAGGACCAGGAGGGCGACGCCGGCGTTGCCCAGGACGGACCACGTCGTCTGACTGTGCGGCGCGGCCACCAGCAGCCAGGCGGGCATACCGGGGACGGGGTGCTCGCCCACGCCGTCGGACCACCAGGCCGATGCCGCGGCCGTGGTGCCCGAGGCCGCGTTCACACCGGCGAGCGCGCCCGGGACCAGGTGCAGGGCCAGCCACGACCCTCCGTAGCCGAGCACGGCCAGCGCGCCGCCGCACAGGGCGACCCTGGGAAGGACTCCGGGCCGGCCCAGGTCGAGCTTGGCCACCGCCATGCCCGCGATGACGAAGGGCAGCCAGGTCAGCACCGGGTACGCGCCCGTGATGAAGAGCTCGACGAACCCGTCCGAGCCGGTGACCCGGGCCAGGGGATCGTGGGCGACGACCGAGTTAGCCCAGGTCCCACCGTCGACCGCGGCCCGGAGCTCGTACAGGACCAGGGGCAGGACGAGCGCGGCCGACGCGGCGATGAGGGCCAGAGTGGCGGCCCGCAGCCGGCGGAGCGGAAGCGCGAGGACGAAGAGCACCCCGAACTGGGCGAGGATCACGTCGACATCCGTGTCCAGCCAGGTCAGGGCATACCCCAGGGCGATCAGGACGGCGGAGCGGATCACCACCCCGACCACGGCCTGCTGCCCCGCGAGCCCGGTCCGCGACAGCGGCCTACCGGTGAGCAGGATCAGGGAGAACCCCGCGAGCACGGCGAACAGGGCGGAGGACCGGCCGCGCGCCACCTCCATCACCCAGCCCAGCGGGCCGCCCACCGACGGACCGGGGCCGACGTGTGCGGCGAACATCCCCAGGATCGCCAG from Streptomyces formicae includes these protein-coding regions:
- a CDS encoding DUF418 domain-containing protein, whose product is MRWNASPPVTPEAAPSAEAGRPPRTPSTGRLIGLDLARGLAILGMFAAHVGPGPSVGGPLGWVMEVARGRSSALFAVLAGFSLILLTGRPLSRTGLAGQQAVVGVVIRSAVLIALGYALTWLDTDVDVILAQFGVLFVLALPLRRLRAATLALIAASAALVLPLVLYELRAAVDGGTWANSVVAHDPLARVTGSDGFVELFITGAYPVLTWLPFVIAGMAVAKLDLGRPGVLPRVALCGGALAVLGYGGSWLALHLVPGALAGVNAASGTTAAASAWWSDGVGEHPVPGMPAWLLVAAPHSQTTWSVLGNAGVALLVLAVCVMVTDRSAHLRWAASPVIAVGSVALTAYVGHILAIRALDIVGLPDSADLPVLLLFAVTAMAAALAWTRAFRRGPLEYLIHAATTAATVGREERPG